From the Kitasatospora atroaurantiaca genome, the window CAGGCGCACGAGCTCGTCGTACCACTCGACGATCTGCACCCAGTCGGTCTCCTCGGCGGTGGGCGCGTCAGCATGGAGTGCCGCGATGGCGGCCTGGGCCTGGAACTCGCCCAGCCGGTCGCGGGCGAGGGCCGCCTGCAGGATCTCGACGCCCTCGGCGATCGACCTGGTGTCCCACCGGCCGCGGTCCTGCTCGGCGAGCGGCACCAGGCTGCCGTCGGGCGCGGTCCGGGTGGCGCGCCGGGCGTGGTGGAGCAGCATGAGGGCGAGCAGCCCCGCCACCTCGGGGTGGTCGATCGCGGCCGCGAGCTGCCGGGTGAGCCGGATGGCCTCGGCGGCGAGGTCGACGTCGCCGGAGTAGCCCTCGTTGAAGACCAGGTAGAGGACGCGCAGTACGGTGGCGACGTCGCCGGGCTGGTCGAACCTCACGCCGGAGACGGTGCGCTTGGCCCGGCTGATGCGCTGCGCCATGGTCGCCTCGGGCACCAGGTAGGCCTGGGCGATCTGGCGGGTGGTCAGCCCGCCGACGGCGCGCAGCGTGAGCGCGACCGCGGACGACGGCGTCAGCGACGGGTGGGCGCACAGGAAGTAGAGCTGGAGCGTGTCGTCCACCGCGGGCGCGGGCCCGGGCGCCGGTTCCTCGTCGACGAGGTCCTCACGCCGACGGCGGGCGGCGTCCGCGCGGGTCGCGTCGAGGAACTTGCGCCAGGCCACGGTGACCAGCCAGCCCTTCGGGTCCCGCGGCGGGTCGGCCGGCCAGACGCGGACCGCCTCGACCAGCGCGTCCTGCGCGGCGTCCTCGGCCGCCGCGAAGTCTGCTCCGCGGCGGACGAGGATCCCGAGCACGCTCGGCGTGAGGCTCCGGAGCAGGGCCTCGTTCATCGATGCGGTCACTCCGTGATGGTGGGCGGCGCGGTCAGGAACGGGCGCACCTCGAGCCACTCGTGGATCGGCTTCCCGCCCGCCCCGGGGGCGGCCGACAGTTCCCCGGCCAGCTCGATGGCGCGCTCGTAGCTGTCGACGTCGATCACCATCCAGCCGGCGATGAGGTCCTTGGTCTCGGCGAACGGGCCGTCGGTGACCGGCGGGCGACCCTCGCCGTCGTAGCGGACGAACGTGCCCTCGGGCGCGAGCGCCTGACCGTCGACGAACTCGCCGGTCTTCTCGAGCCGGGCCGCGAAGTCGTGCATGTACTGCATGTGCGCCGAGATCTCCTCCGGCGTCCACCGGTCCATCGGCACGTCGTTGACCGCAGCCGGAGCGCCGCGGTAGTGCTTGAGCAGCAAGTACTTGGCCATCGTGTTTCTCCTCGGTGCTGTGCGACCCATTGTGGTCGGGTTCACCACGGGGACGGAGCCGGTCACGCGTTCTCGACATCGCCGTCCGAAATTTCTTGGGCTCTCGTGGATGAGCCTGGATGAGCCGTCTCGCGGTGTCCGGGTCCCACGGCGGGCGAGACGGAGTGAGGCCCTCCACGATCAGCAGCGACCAAGCAACCGAGGTTTTCTCAACGATGATCACTGCAGGTGCTGCCGGTCCATAGACTGATCGCATGTCAGCCACGGATCTCCAGCGCATCGCGGCCTTCCGCGGGTCCTTCGCCCGGCGTCAGGCCGCTGTGGTGACCGAGGTTCCCGGCGGCGTGGTCGTCCTGGACCAGGAGTACGCGGCCTCCCACGAGCACAACCAGCTCGTCATCGAGGGGCCGACGGATCCCTCCGAGCTCCCCGCTCTGGCCGACAGCGCTCTCGGTCACCTGCGCCACCGCCGGATCACGGTCCTTGACGACGCCGTCGGCACCGTCTGCGCACCTGTCCTGACCGCAGCCGGCTACGCCCACGAGACCGAGCTCGTCATGACCCACTCCGGCACTGCCGCCGTCCCCGGCCCGCCCGCACAGACGGTCGCCCTCGCAGACCTGCGCCCCGCTCTGGTCCGCCAGCTCCGTATCTGGATGCCCCAGGCCGAGGA encodes:
- a CDS encoding GNAT family N-acetyltransferase, with protein sequence MSATDLQRIAAFRGSFARRQAAVVTEVPGGVVVLDQEYAASHEHNQLVIEGPTDPSELPALADSALGHLRHRRITVLDDAVGTVCAPVLTAAGYAHETELVMTHSGTAAVPGPPAQTVALADLRPALVRQLRIWMPQAEDAAVHQLADRRTARLRGAEQVRFLAVRDENDTVGSWADVYLDVAQGIAQIEDVVTADTHVRRGYADTVLATALQHASGYGLVFLLADPDDWPRGWYARRGFTPIGRSHVFTRTEPGS
- a CDS encoding RNA polymerase sigma factor, with protein sequence MNEALLRSLTPSVLGILVRRGADFAAAEDAAQDALVEAVRVWPADPPRDPKGWLVTVAWRKFLDATRADAARRRREDLVDEEPAPGPAPAVDDTLQLYFLCAHPSLTPSSAVALTLRAVGGLTTRQIAQAYLVPEATMAQRISRAKRTVSGVRFDQPGDVATVLRVLYLVFNEGYSGDVDLAAEAIRLTRQLAAAIDHPEVAGLLALMLLHHARRATRTAPDGSLVPLAEQDRGRWDTRSIAEGVEILQAALARDRLGEFQAQAAIAALHADAPTAEETDWVQIVEWYDELVRLTDSPVVRLNRAVAVGEADGPRAGLAALSALDDSLPRHAAVAAYLHERDGDLETAARLYSEAAHKAPNLAERDHLTRQAARLNARRCR
- a CDS encoding YciI family protein; this translates as MAKYLLLKHYRGAPAAVNDVPMDRWTPEEISAHMQYMHDFAARLEKTGEFVDGQALAPEGTFVRYDGEGRPPVTDGPFAETKDLIAGWMVIDVDSYERAIELAGELSAAPGAGGKPIHEWLEVRPFLTAPPTITE